From the genome of Rarobacter incanus, one region includes:
- a CDS encoding serine hydrolase, protein MNANPARPRRLVAAIAATSVLLGALVAAPATSANAADPSNWPLIVTQIVPNNAGTDNFEYFQLYNTTDAPIDLATSGYQLGYSSNYTLPASTRTDYNLTVSGTTTTVAPHSSLVLWNKYNTTQLAMDDQSFRDFWAAQNPAAPTDYALGYVTGTNGISNSESRGIRVVAPDNSQVSYAFDDNASYGDNKAAVFRIPANPAIKQLELLYPQALAAPGALFDGQLADRDYTAGAPTSENLDGLVDTNKISDMLSRMHLMGTVLVVKNGAVTTVSNGFADAENEVPNSRDTLFATASLEKAMTATLIKQLIDAGKLSFDDTLGEFYPQVPSADSITIRNLLEHTSGIRMPEMPVYVDDSDPSQGEIVLETQEEQIAHAIDSITIVNQGSWSYSNGNYTMLAAIASKIENEPFEKLMQERVFAPAGMNDTYFWDTIPAAKQDRVAKEYKYQNGDYSTEGGPVATASLQSTLLGAGNVFTTIDDLLKFYRESNGGAILSQDSYAELSKSSLQNGYAGGLYHYVGVKRARGSASTDVAGGRYNSFVYGSENNDDLVLILSNQSYISGNPAPLTGYDQFAESIYLDLVADPTIDQIDTTALTTSIGQAPTLPAKVNVSFVGDVKDKQITVDWDPVPASAYAQAGTYTVTGSLVGLHGTAVATVVVAAAPTGGGTPVVPGTGGTGNSSVTKTPVKVKSQSIKVSTNVAARKAAKLKLGKKYKLSFAVPAKAAGAKVTVSVKGKKVGAATVSASGAVRVTIKLKKGRGLRAGKAYSLKVKVASTSLSKAASVSKKVRIVK, encoded by the coding sequence TTGAACGCAAACCCCGCCCGCCCGCGCCGCCTCGTCGCGGCGATTGCCGCGACGTCCGTGCTGCTTGGTGCACTGGTCGCCGCACCGGCCACATCGGCTAACGCAGCGGATCCCTCGAATTGGCCACTGATCGTGACCCAGATCGTCCCGAACAACGCGGGAACGGATAACTTCGAATACTTCCAGCTCTATAACACCACCGATGCTCCCATTGACCTCGCAACCAGCGGCTACCAGTTGGGGTACTCGTCCAACTACACGCTGCCGGCATCGACCCGCACCGACTACAACCTCACGGTCTCTGGGACAACTACTACCGTCGCTCCGCATTCCTCCCTGGTGCTGTGGAACAAATACAACACAACGCAGCTAGCAATGGACGACCAGAGCTTCCGGGACTTCTGGGCGGCGCAGAACCCCGCTGCGCCGACCGATTACGCCCTGGGATACGTGACCGGGACGAATGGCATTTCCAACAGCGAATCTCGCGGCATCCGCGTCGTCGCCCCCGACAATTCGCAGGTCAGCTACGCGTTCGACGACAACGCCTCGTACGGGGACAACAAGGCCGCCGTGTTCCGGATCCCCGCCAACCCCGCCATCAAGCAACTCGAACTTCTCTACCCGCAGGCGCTCGCCGCCCCCGGCGCGCTCTTTGACGGCCAGCTGGCCGACCGCGACTACACCGCGGGCGCACCCACCAGCGAAAACCTGGACGGCCTGGTCGACACCAACAAGATCTCCGACATGCTCTCTCGCATGCACCTGATGGGAACCGTGCTCGTGGTCAAGAACGGGGCCGTGACCACCGTCTCGAACGGGTTCGCCGACGCCGAAAACGAGGTGCCGAATTCGCGCGACACGCTTTTCGCCACCGCCTCGCTCGAAAAGGCGATGACCGCAACCCTCATCAAGCAACTCATCGACGCGGGCAAGCTCAGCTTCGACGACACCCTCGGCGAGTTCTACCCGCAAGTGCCGTCCGCCGATTCGATCACCATCCGCAACCTCCTGGAGCACACCTCCGGCATCCGGATGCCCGAGATGCCGGTTTACGTCGATGACTCGGACCCCTCGCAAGGCGAGATCGTCCTGGAAACCCAGGAAGAACAGATCGCGCACGCGATCGATTCGATCACGATCGTGAACCAGGGGTCCTGGTCGTACAGCAATGGCAACTACACCATGCTGGCCGCGATCGCCAGCAAGATCGAAAACGAACCGTTCGAAAAGCTGATGCAGGAGCGCGTATTCGCCCCGGCGGGCATGAACGACACCTACTTCTGGGACACCATCCCGGCAGCTAAGCAAGACAGGGTCGCCAAGGAATACAAGTATCAAAACGGCGATTACAGCACCGAGGGTGGCCCCGTAGCGACCGCTTCGTTGCAAAGCACCCTGCTCGGCGCGGGCAACGTGTTCACCACCATCGACGACCTGCTGAAGTTCTACCGCGAATCCAACGGCGGGGCGATCTTGTCACAAGATTCATATGCGGAGCTCAGCAAGTCGAGTTTGCAAAACGGCTACGCAGGCGGCCTGTACCACTACGTGGGCGTCAAGCGCGCGCGCGGCAGCGCCAGCACCGACGTGGCCGGGGGCCGGTACAACTCGTTCGTGTACGGGTCGGAAAACAACGACGACCTGGTGCTGATCCTTTCGAACCAGTCGTACATTTCCGGCAACCCCGCGCCCCTGACGGGCTACGACCAGTTCGCGGAGTCCATCTACCTGGACCTGGTCGCGGACCCAACGATCGACCAGATCGACACCACGGCCCTGACTACCTCGATCGGGCAGGCCCCCACCCTGCCCGCCAAGGTGAATGTCAGTTTCGTTGGCGATGTCAAGGACAAGCAGATCACGGTCGATTGGGACCCGGTTCCCGCGTCCGCGTACGCCCAGGCGGGCACCTACACCGTCACAGGGTCCCTGGTCGGGTTGCATGGGACCGCGGTTGCCACGGTGGTCGTCGCGGCGGCGCCCACGGGCGGCGGCACGCCGGTTGTGCCGGGGACCGGGGGGACGGGGAACTCGTCGGTCACAAAGACACCGGTCAAGGTCAAGTCGCAGTCAATCAAGGTCTCGACCAACGTCGCCGCGCGCAAGGCTGCCAAGCTCAAGCTCGGCAAGAAGTACAAGCTGTCCTTCGCGGTTCCCGCCAAGGCCGCGGGCGCCAAGGTGACCGTGAGCGTGAAGGGGAAGAAGGTCGGTGCCGCAACGGTCAGCGCGAGCGGCGCGGTTCGCGTCACGATCAAGCTCAAGAAGGGACGAGGCCTGCGTGCCGGCAAGGCCTATAGCCTGAAGGTGAAGGTCGCTTCGACGTCCCTGTCCAAGGCGGCATCCGTGTCGAAGAAGGTTCGTATCGTCAAGTAG